The window GCTCAGCCGGGAACTTGTAGGCGATAGCTCCCCTGGGTGCCTTACCTACTACCCCAAGGCGGCGGTAGGCATCTTGATCGTTAACCGTTGCCACCAAACCGTCTGTCAGGTAGGGCAACTCTTTGCGCTTTTCTTCCCACTTGCGGGCAAATTCCATAATTCCTTCTATACCGCGCACCAACTGGCTATGGGGCTCAACTTTAAAGCCAAGCTTAGCGGCCAGCGCATGTTCGGCAGCGTGAGTGGTTACACCCGACAGCGGAGTAGCTATGGCATAAACATGAAAGCACAGCGGGCGGGCAGCCACTAGCCTTGGGTCTAGCTGCCGAATAGTACCGGCGGCAGTATTGCGCGGATTGGCGAATAGCGCCAGGCCGGCTTTCTCTCTAGCCTGGTTCAGCGCCTCAAAGGTCTTCTTATACATTAAAACCTCACCCCGGATTTCAAGCCTTCCCTTATAAACTTCATCGGGTACAGCGCTATCATGTCGTAGCCGCAGCGGAATCTGCTCGATTGTGCGCAGGTTCGGCGTAACATCCTCACCCACCCGGCCATCACCCCTGGTTAGCCCGCGTACCAGCACACCATTCTCATAAATAAGCGTAGCCGCCAGACCATCCATTTTCAGCTCGGCATAAAACTCTTCTCTAAAATCCGGTTCCAGCTTCTTTATACGGGTTATCCAGGCCTCGGTCTCTTCCTGGCTAAAGACATCGTTCAAACTCAGCATTGGCATCTGGTGGGCGACGCTTGCGAACTTGGGCGAGGGCTGACCAGCTACCCGCTGAGTTGGGGAATCGGAAGTAATCAGATCGGGATGCTCCCGCTCCAGCTGCTGCAGCTCATGCTTAAGACTATCGGCCGCCGCCTCGCTCATAATCGATTTATCGTGCACATGGTACTGGTAGCGATAATCGTTAATCTGCTCCCGCAGCTTGGCTACCCGCTCTTTGGCCTGTTCGCGGGTCATTTTAATTCCCTGTAGAGCCGGTGAAGGTATAGAGTTGAGGGCGGCAGAACCGCCAGCGCCAAAAGAATCTGCAGAATAATTGCCGGCCAAGCTTCGCCTGCAATCGCAGATAACCCCAGCAGGGCGGTTGAGAGCAAGGCGATAATTAGAAGCATAACGGCGGCCAGAGCCAGTACGCGACTCATCACCTGCCAGAGGCGGCCACCCACTAGTGCCCGGCTCGATTTCAGTGCTTCAATCGGCCCCTGTTTGGTTTCTGACACAATGAAGATACTGAATATTGCCTGGCTGACCAAGAGCAGACTGGGCAGTGCCAGTACAATTGCCAGCAGCCCCAGCATCAGCTTTTCCGCACCGGTCATTAGTCCGGAAGGCTCGGTAATTCCTAAGTTAAATATCAGCAGGCCGAGCGTGAGAGGCAGCATTATGGCGAAGAATACGAAGCCCAAGAGAATCGTCCGCACTAGCATAGATGAGCCCTCGTAGTAGGCCTGTTTGATAGTTGCTCGTTTGCGGTTTTTTGCGACAACGGCCCACAACAGCGCGGCATTCATAATTACATTGGCAATCGTAAGGTAGGCCGAAAGCACCGTGTCGGCTGTAGGGTCGGCAACTAGACTGGCTACTATTGCTACCGGCACCGTTACAAGCAAAATAATACCGGTCAGTAAGCGCCAATTCTCTCGGTAGTCTCCAAGTGCGCTCCGCATTAATTGCCGGAACCCGGGCAGGGGTTCGGGAGCGGCAATAAGTCGGGATAGGCGAGCAAACATTACGGCTTGTGCTCCATCGCACGGAGTTTAGCAATACGGTCTTCTGCCGGCGGATGAGTGCTGAACAGGCGCGCAATACCACCGGTAACCCCTTTACCCGGCCCGAACGGGCTTGCGATGTAGAGGTGGGCGGTAGCGGTAGAGGCATGGTGCACCGGCTCATGAGCGGCTGATATCTTCTCTAGCGCGCTAGCCAGACCTTCCGGATAACGTGTCAAGAGAGCGGCTGTAGCATCGGCCAGGTACTCGCGGCGGCGCGAAACAGCGAGCTGGATGACGGTCGCAATGAGTGGAGCCAGCAGCGCCATGACGATTCCGACTATGAAGAATATCGGGTTAGGGCTGCTGTCTTCCTCACCGCCAAAGAAATTGGCATGGAAGAAGAAATCACTTAGCAAGGAGATAATACTGACCAGCGCAGCCGTCACGCTCATCAGACGGATGTCGTAATTACCAATGTGAGCCATTTCGTGTGCCAGTACGCCCTCCACCTCTTCATCTTCCAGCCGCTCAATCAAACCGGTCGTTACCGCCACCACGGCATTATTCGGATTGCGTCCGGTTGCAAATGCGTTGGGTGCCGGATCGTCAATCAAATATACCTTAGGCATCGGCAGGCCGGCAGTAATGGAGAGATTTTCTACCATTCGATAGAGCTGGGGCGCGTCTTTTTTAGCTATCGGGTGTGCGCCAGACATACCAAGCGCGATTTTGGCCGACATGAAGTAGGTAACAATCGAGTACACCAAAGCGCCTATGCCCACGAAATAAAAGATTCCAGGATTAGAGTAGCCCTGGGCAAAGATGTAGCCAATAGTAGAAACGAAGGCCACGAATACGGCCATTAGCAAGAACGTCTTACGTTTGTTGGCGGCAATCTGGCTATACATTATGCCTCCTGGTTACTACTTACGGGTGGTGGCGCTGGCATTGGGGCGGGAGCAGGCTGCAAATTCACCGCATGCATATTACCAGAAATATCGGTGACTCGCGGAGGCTCGGGTGCAAGTGGAGGAGTTGGAGTAGGTTCCGGCTGCGGTTCAGCTTGGCTAGGTACATCGGGCTCATTCGGCTCCGAGACCGGTTCTTCTGTTGCCTCCTCGGCCACCTCCGGTTCTGGTTCTGGTTCAGACTCAGTAAATTTGTCTGATTGCATTCTGGCAAGCAGGGCTTCTGCCTGCTGACCCAAGCTGCCGGTATCAATTGCCGGGAAGGTCTTATGCACCAGCTCCAGCTCGGCAGCTAGAGCCACTACCGCATCGGTACTGGCTTTGCGTTCGGCGGCCAGATCCTGAGCCACACAGACGGGAATAGCCACGGCCGATTCGCGCAGACGCTGCAATAATGGGTCGTTATCCTGGCGGGTAAACTCATCGCACAGCTTACTGAGGCTTTGGCTAAGTTTTACTGCCTCCTGCCAAGCGTAAGTTTTCTTAACTTCTTCCATGCTCGTCCTTAACTAAAGTTAACTTCGGTTGGCTTTTCGATTACGGCTTGATCTTCAACTTCAAAGAATGAGCGCGGCTTAAAGCCCAGCATGCCGGCAAATAGATTCGTGGGGAATACACCTAGTTTGATGTTTAGATCTCGCACATTGCCGTTATAAAAGCGGCGGGCAGCCTGAATCTTATTCTCTGTATCTACCAGTTCATCCTGCAGTTCCTGAAAATTACTGCTGGCTTTTAGCTCTGGGTAATCCTCAGCGACGGCAAACAGGCTCTTTAGGGTTGATGACAGTTGGTTTTCGGCCTCGGCTTTATGCGCTACGTCATTAGTACCCATGGCTGCCGAGCGAGCGGCTGTGACGTTTTCGAACACCTTTGATTCATGCTTGGCATAACCCTTAACAGCGTTTACCAGATTAGGTATTAGATCGTAACGCCGCTTCAGCTGGATGTTTATATCGCTCCAGGCCTCGTCTGTCCTGAGCTTAGCCATTACCAAGCTGTTATAAGTAAACCAGACGAACAGTATTACGATTGCTACTATGCCTAAAATAATCCAGAGTGTCATTTTTATTCCCTTATTTAAGATAATTATACCATACCAACAGGTTCAAAAAAGCTAAAAAGTTAAAGCGGCCTCTTACGAGACCGCTTAGGTGCTGCGGGAAATGATGCTCAAGCGAACTAGTTCGATATTGCATCGTACTGCAGTAGGTGCAGCTCTTCG is drawn from Candidatus Dormiibacterota bacterium and contains these coding sequences:
- a CDS encoding M48 family metalloprotease; its protein translation is MYSQIAANKRKTFLLMAVFVAFVSTIGYIFAQGYSNPGIFYFVGIGALVYSIVTYFMSAKIALGMSGAHPIAKKDAPQLYRMVENLSITAGLPMPKVYLIDDPAPNAFATGRNPNNAVVAVTTGLIERLEDEEVEGVLAHEMAHIGNYDIRLMSVTAALVSIISLLSDFFFHANFFGGEEDSSPNPIFFIVGIVMALLAPLIATVIQLAVSRRREYLADATAALLTRYPEGLASALEKISAAHEPVHHASTATAHLYIASPFGPGKGVTGGIARLFSTHPPAEDRIAKLRAMEHKP
- a CDS encoding LemA family protein yields the protein MTLWIILGIVAIVILFVWFTYNSLVMAKLRTDEAWSDINIQLKRRYDLIPNLVNAVKGYAKHESKVFENVTAARSAAMGTNDVAHKAEAENQLSSTLKSLFAVAEDYPELKASSNFQELQDELVDTENKIQAARRFYNGNVRDLNIKLGVFPTNLFAGMLGFKPRSFFEVEDQAVIEKPTEVNFS